In a single window of the Neochlamydia sp. AcF84 genome:
- a CDS encoding DUF6444 domain-containing protein produces MQPSYEQLFKENAELRAEIIQLRAENAQLKALVNRLEKIITKLEARIAQLEAQLNQNSKNSSKPPSTDQKANRSITPKAGNRPYHPGASRQLLPASAVTSHEVRSIKVCPHCRSAMQATDKVFSWQQIELPEIKPLVHQIDLVTSRCPCCHLETRPGLEENEQFLLGPRLEGFINLLMGQYRQGHRAVRTMISALLPNVALSQGLISKVKARTAALLVSSYETLVKAAITTQQPLHLDATSWRHAATNEHLLVLRVGNVIAYALRPYQNGATL; encoded by the coding sequence ATGCAACCCTCATACGAGCAACTATTTAAAGAGAATGCAGAGCTAAGGGCTGAGATTATTCAGCTAAGAGCTGAAAATGCGCAGCTAAAAGCTTTAGTGAATAGACTAGAAAAGATAATCACCAAACTTGAAGCACGCATTGCCCAGCTGGAAGCACAGCTTAATCAGAATTCTAAGAACAGTTCTAAGCCACCATCGACTGATCAGAAAGCTAATCGTTCAATTACACCAAAAGCAGGAAATCGACCTTATCATCCTGGTGCTAGTCGTCAACTGCTACCTGCTAGTGCAGTTACCTCGCATGAAGTTCGTAGTATAAAAGTTTGTCCACATTGTCGCTCAGCTATGCAGGCGACTGATAAGGTTTTTTCATGGCAGCAGATCGAGCTTCCTGAAATTAAACCATTGGTGCATCAAATCGATTTAGTGACGAGCAGATGCCCTTGCTGCCATCTAGAAACACGGCCTGGACTTGAAGAGAATGAGCAATTCTTGCTTGGTCCTAGGCTTGAAGGCTTCATTAATCTGCTGATGGGACAATATCGTCAAGGGCACCGGGCCGTGCGCACCATGATTAGTGCTTTATTGCCTAACGTGGCTTTAAGCCAAGGTCTTATTTCTAAAGTTAAAGCTCGCACCGCTGCCTTACTTGTTTCGTCTTATGAAACACTCGTTAAAGCAGCTATTACTACACAGCAGCCTTTGCATTTAGATGCAACGAGCTGGCGTCATGCCGCTACTAACGAACATTTGCTAGTACTACGTGTAGGAAATGTGATTGCTTATGCATTAAGACCCTATCAAAATGGCGCTACTCTA
- a CDS encoding Ig domain-containing protein, which yields MKKFLTFLLVIMAAYSHLYSQSCDHARGRTQNALIPTFKLALAPRPTTDETAIAFFGEVGRRNYRANGTVGWLYSHEDRFKLSAEYLTQRLGYRFSTGKKERWMHQYALGAKYQHDFYHQFFNKVEATAYYSYATSHNLKPKRCEDFLYWRRIAGSSSYGGSLGITITPWYSGRFQVDADFDRVSYRRKYRSRKHLSGLGASFGYQQQIASHFLLDLLAEFKRPYNYGKVRLSWSQPEWTGLTVGLFGAHTQGKSHLPNLTTAGIELTYAFGTQKPMDNNACTPCYCDPALASWVSAPAVYMPEVLAIAEEKRKKIIVPPSCHELNHSPIPNFSFSGNELYSFDISPYFSNPSGGALTFSASGLPAGASINSTTGLISGIGLQDNQVYNIVITATASDACASLSQSFTIDFPCVPPTSTPLENPVNLAVLSGQPYTLNQATGHFFSPNGEPFTFTATGLPPGSSINPTTGVITGSSIGSGPTFTVTITGTTPCGSTSQSFVLTFYSA from the coding sequence ATGAAAAAATTTTTAACATTTTTGCTGGTGATCATGGCAGCTTATAGCCATTTATACAGCCAAAGCTGTGATCATGCTAGAGGAAGAACCCAAAACGCCTTGATTCCTACTTTTAAATTAGCCTTGGCGCCTCGTCCTACCACCGATGAAACGGCTATAGCATTTTTTGGAGAAGTAGGCAGGAGGAATTATCGTGCCAATGGAACAGTAGGTTGGCTCTACAGCCATGAAGATCGATTCAAGCTTTCAGCTGAATATTTAACACAAAGATTAGGCTATCGTTTTTCTACCGGAAAAAAAGAACGTTGGATGCATCAATATGCTCTTGGCGCTAAATATCAGCATGATTTTTATCATCAGTTTTTCAATAAGGTGGAAGCAACAGCCTATTACTCTTATGCTACGTCTCACAATTTAAAGCCTAAGAGATGTGAAGATTTTCTTTACTGGCGCCGTATTGCTGGCTCTAGCAGCTATGGAGGCTCCCTAGGGATAACCATAACCCCTTGGTATTCCGGCCGCTTTCAGGTAGATGCAGATTTTGACAGGGTAAGCTACCGTCGAAAATATAGATCTAGAAAACATCTATCTGGCTTGGGGGCAAGCTTTGGCTATCAACAACAAATTGCTTCCCATTTTCTTCTTGATCTTTTAGCCGAATTTAAACGCCCTTATAATTATGGAAAAGTACGTTTAAGCTGGTCTCAGCCTGAATGGACAGGATTGACCGTAGGATTATTTGGCGCGCATACACAAGGAAAATCTCACCTTCCCAACCTTACCACTGCAGGTATCGAGCTTACCTACGCTTTTGGAACACAAAAACCGATGGATAACAACGCCTGCACTCCCTGCTATTGTGACCCTGCTTTAGCAAGCTGGGTGAGTGCACCTGCAGTTTATATGCCTGAAGTGCTAGCGATTGCGGAAGAAAAAAGAAAGAAAATAATTGTGCCTCCCTCCTGCCATGAATTGAATCATTCCCCTATCCCTAATTTTAGCTTTTCAGGTAATGAGCTCTATAGCTTTGATATCAGCCCTTATTTTAGCAATCCCAGTGGAGGAGCTTTAACGTTTAGTGCCTCCGGATTACCGGCAGGGGCAAGTATTAATTCAACGACAGGACTCATCTCAGGAATAGGCTTACAAGACAATCAGGTATATAACATCGTCATTACGGCTACAGCTAGTGATGCTTGTGCAAGCCTAAGCCAATCTTTTACCATTGACTTTCCTTGTGTTCCGCCTACCTCCACCCCCCTGGAGAATCCAGTAAATTTGGCTGTACTTAGTGGTCAGCCCTATACCTTAAATCAAGCCACAGGCCATTTTTTTAGTCCAAACGGTGAGCCCTTTACCTTTACGGCTACAGGGCTACCTCCTGGCTCATCCATTAATCCCACAACAGGGGTAATCACAGGAAGTTCAATAGGATCGGGACCTACATTTACCGTAACCATTACAGGAACTACCCCCTGTGGTTCAACTAGCCAAAGCTTTGTTCTAACATTTTATTCAGCTTAA
- a CDS encoding leucine-rich repeat domain-containing protein → MHPISSTSMECLPNELLFPILEACVVPSLFSVCKRWHHLLATEVMPSLYKQIGKVHVPQGNVKEQALILDKIYKLDEEHSAVTKVNAIFKQIFALASSLSPMELEFKWITEEKRCFTLANYSSYLMNINRLLVWKKLPGGGEYLNQENIKYLPLHKKGELFKEWIEKCDQLVVKLYLSEVGLPFLSSGSGRLTQLKELHLSHNQLTALPAEIGQLSQLQWLYLNQNHLTALPIEIGRLFKLQGLDLSQNQLTALPAEIGQLTQLQELKLDQNQLTALSAEIGHLTQLQELKLDQNQLTVLPAEIGRLSKLQGLDLSQNQLTALPAAIGQLSQLQYLYLNQNQLTGLPAAIGQLTQLQTLELNQNQLTALPAEISQLSQLQYLYLNQNQLTSLPAEIGQLSQLRWLDSSQSQLTSLPVEIGQLSQLRVLKLNQNQLTVLPAEIGRLSQLEWLELNRNQLTSLPAEIGRLSQLHTLKLVENPLKHIAEKIRQCFRL, encoded by the coding sequence ATGCATCCTATCTCTTCGACATCTATGGAATGCTTGCCCAACGAATTGCTGTTCCCTATCTTAGAGGCTTGTGTAGTTCCTTCCCTATTTAGCGTCTGTAAAAGATGGCATCACCTGCTGGCTACTGAAGTCATGCCTTCCCTTTATAAGCAAATAGGTAAAGTGCATGTTCCTCAAGGAAATGTTAAGGAGCAGGCTCTTATTTTAGATAAGATTTATAAGCTAGATGAAGAGCATTCTGCGGTAACAAAAGTAAATGCAATCTTTAAACAAATCTTCGCTTTAGCTAGCTCACTTTCTCCTATGGAGTTAGAATTTAAATGGATAACCGAGGAAAAAAGATGTTTTACTCTGGCTAATTATTCCTCTTATCTGATGAATATCAATCGCCTGTTAGTGTGGAAAAAACTTCCTGGCGGAGGGGAATACTTAAATCAAGAAAACATCAAGTATTTGCCTTTACATAAAAAGGGAGAGCTTTTTAAGGAGTGGATTGAAAAATGTGACCAACTTGTTGTAAAATTATATTTAAGCGAGGTTGGCTTGCCCTTTTTATCTTCAGGCAGCGGGCGGCTTACTCAGCTGAAAGAGCTTCACTTAAGCCACAACCAGCTCACCGCTCTGCCTGCAGAAATCGGGCAATTGTCTCAGCTGCAATGGCTTTACTTAAATCAAAACCACCTCACCGCTTTGCCTATAGAAATTGGGCGGCTGTTTAAGCTGCAAGGGCTTGATTTAAGCCAAAACCAGCTCACCGCTCTGCCTGCAGAAATCGGGCAATTAACTCAGCTGCAAGAGCTTAAATTAGATCAAAACCAGCTCACCGCTCTGTCTGCAGAAATCGGGCACTTGACTCAGCTGCAAGAGCTTAAATTAGATCAAAACCAGCTCACCGTTTTGCCTGCAGAAATCGGGCGGCTGTCTAAGCTGCAAGGGCTTGATTTAAGCCAAAACCAGCTCACTGCTCTGCCTGCAGCAATCGGTCAATTGTCTCAGCTGCAATATCTCTACTTAAATCAAAACCAGCTCACCGGTCTGCCTGCAGCAATCGGGCAATTGACTCAGCTGCAAACGCTTGAATTAAATCAAAACCAACTCACTGCTCTGCCTGCAGAAATAAGCCAATTGTCTCAGCTGCAATATCTCTACTTAAATCAAAACCAGCTCACCAGTCTGCCTGCAGAAATCGGGCAATTGTCTCAGCTGCGATGGCTTGATTCAAGCCAAAGCCAGCTCACCAGCCTTCCTGTAGAAATCGGGCAGCTGTCTCAACTAAGAGTGCTTAAATTAAATCAAAACCAGCTCACCGTTTTGCCTGCAGAAATCGGGCGGCTGTCCCAGCTGGAATGGCTTGAATTAAATCGGAACCAGCTCACCAGTCTTCCTGCAGAAATAGGACGGCTGTCTCAGCTGCACACGCTTAAATTAGTGGAAAATCCTTTGAAACATATCGCCGAAAAAATCAGGCAGTGTTTTCGATTGTAG
- a CDS encoding IS701 family transposase, whose protein sequence is MNLEQLNSIREQLNEWINVFKANLGRSERVHWCRLYISGLILDGERKSIEPMAKRLPRGNEQAIQQFVNQSPWDHAAMQQQLARHMAQSMGVKKGVLVLDDTSLPKKGKFSVGVARQYCGALGKIANCQSIVTWHYCEKGKEHFPILGELFLPQSWTKSKKRMQVAKVPKARYKFLKKWQLALQLLDDILKKDFPYEALAFDAGYGEKRELLGELDKRQLTFVAQIPENHSFWPIDISLNSTKNIKGRPRKYPEVADRNFKPLSAKKWLKKLILQGGKWQKVKLTLQSKKHSEVMAIRVKETISINTMFPMPQKILPSHVW, encoded by the coding sequence ATGAATCTAGAGCAATTAAACTCTATTCGCGAACAACTTAATGAATGGATTAATGTTTTCAAAGCCAACTTAGGAAGATCAGAAAGAGTTCACTGGTGCAGATTATACATTTCAGGACTCATATTAGATGGAGAAAGAAAATCTATCGAACCCATGGCAAAAAGGCTTCCTAGAGGAAATGAACAAGCCATTCAACAATTTGTCAATCAAAGCCCTTGGGACCATGCAGCGATGCAACAACAACTGGCACGGCATATGGCTCAAAGCATGGGGGTTAAAAAAGGAGTACTTGTTCTAGACGACACTTCTTTACCCAAGAAGGGAAAGTTTTCGGTAGGGGTAGCCAGGCAGTATTGTGGAGCTTTAGGAAAAATTGCTAATTGTCAATCAATCGTCACGTGGCATTACTGTGAAAAAGGTAAAGAGCATTTTCCTATCCTAGGTGAATTATTCCTTCCTCAATCTTGGACAAAAAGTAAAAAAAGAATGCAGGTAGCCAAAGTTCCTAAAGCAAGATACAAGTTTTTAAAGAAATGGCAGCTTGCTTTACAACTTTTAGATGATATTCTTAAGAAGGATTTTCCCTATGAAGCGCTTGCTTTTGATGCCGGTTATGGAGAAAAACGAGAGTTATTGGGAGAATTAGATAAAAGGCAGTTAACCTTTGTGGCTCAAATTCCTGAAAATCATAGCTTTTGGCCTATCGATATTTCTTTAAATTCCACCAAGAACATTAAAGGTAGGCCAAGAAAATATCCAGAAGTAGCCGATAGAAACTTTAAGCCCCTTTCTGCCAAGAAATGGTTAAAAAAATTGATCCTGCAAGGAGGTAAGTGGCAAAAGGTAAAACTTACCCTTCAATCGAAGAAACATAGTGAAGTAATGGCTATACGTGTTAAAGAAACGATCAGTATAAATACTATGTTTCCAATGCCTCAAAAGATACTCCCCTCTCATGTATGGTAG